A genomic window from Halogeometricum borinquense DSM 11551 includes:
- a CDS encoding DUF6789 family protein, translated as MNRSLAAVAGGFSGTTVLTVLLLLFEVETRSQIGMFEVVARFVGVPGNTTVGFALFVLAGTVAWPLLFVAAEESIPGTDPAIKGLGVGALLWIPFVLLGRGDLAGAIVLAFGGMTLVAHLAYGYVTGAVYARLTGRTPPTESFGDEAEPM; from the coding sequence ATGAATCGATCACTCGCTGCCGTCGCCGGTGGGTTCTCGGGTACCACCGTGCTGACCGTTCTACTCCTCCTATTCGAAGTCGAGACTCGTTCGCAAATAGGAATGTTCGAGGTCGTCGCCCGGTTTGTCGGCGTTCCCGGCAACACCACCGTCGGATTCGCCCTGTTCGTCCTCGCGGGAACCGTCGCGTGGCCGCTTCTGTTCGTCGCCGCCGAGGAGTCGATTCCGGGTACGGACCCTGCGATAAAGGGGCTGGGCGTCGGTGCCCTTCTTTGGATTCCGTTCGTTCTCCTCGGTCGCGGCGACCTCGCGGGTGCCATCGTGCTCGCGTTCGGCGGCATGACGCTCGTCGCGCACCTCGCCTACGGCTACGTCACCGGGGCCGTGTACGCTCGTCTGACCGGTCGAACGCCGCCCACCGAATCGTTCGGTGACGAAGCCGAACCCATGTAG
- a CDS encoding cbb3-type cytochrome c oxidase subunit I — translation MSLPFVPLLAVVSAFLGGWLYWRRGESTDTSRTESLRDAVSLRTDGGERRADGGERRADNSASHGETLPGVIGSLYGREHKTGKPYGLMRWVTSVDHKDIGILYLLFGLAAGLWGATDAVMIRTELFTPTTDVWDAHTYNALFTTHGLTMLFFFVTPVFTGLANYFLPLLIDADDMAFPRINAIAFWLLPPSFVLVRAGLLTEVLAKMIDAVGPRIEFLYALEPPTPGWTLYVPQAIQLTNPQVDLLLLGLHLSGLATVMGAVNIIVTIFTERGERVGWSNMDILSWSLLTTSGIILFAFPILGSALLMLLLDRNFGTAFFALEAGGPILWQHLFWFFGHPEVYILVLPAFGLTSQILPKFAGRRLFGFKFIVYSTLAIGVLSFGVWAHHMFATGMDPRLRASFMVITLAIAVPSAVKTFNWMATLWNGNVRLEAPMQFLLGGIALFIVGGVTGIFLASIPVDLVLHGTYYVVAHFHFIVVGIIAFSMFAASYYWYPLFTGRMYNKRLATIHAVLSIGGVIVTFFPLFILGLMGLPRRSAQYPVQFTSLQQIATVGAFILAISVGIWLFNMVNSFRAGPVVRDPDPWDLKSTGQFSREWQWFEDRMSRDLARPRVLADGGREVVAVADDPSADDSPADGPPEDDPSVDGPSADDSPADAHPADDVTETDE, via the coding sequence ATGTCTCTGCCGTTTGTACCACTCCTCGCCGTCGTCAGTGCCTTCCTCGGTGGATGGTTGTACTGGCGTCGCGGCGAATCGACCGATACCTCCCGAACCGAATCGCTACGAGACGCCGTCTCCCTTCGAACCGACGGCGGTGAACGACGCGCCGACGGTGGCGAACGGCGCGCGGATAACTCCGCATCCCACGGAGAGACGCTCCCGGGTGTCATCGGGTCACTCTACGGCCGCGAACACAAAACGGGCAAGCCGTACGGCTTGATGCGATGGGTGACGAGTGTCGATCACAAGGATATCGGCATCCTCTACCTTCTCTTCGGCCTCGCCGCCGGACTGTGGGGTGCGACCGACGCGGTGATGATCCGCACTGAGTTGTTCACGCCGACGACTGACGTGTGGGATGCACACACCTACAACGCGCTGTTTACCACTCACGGGCTTACGATGCTGTTCTTCTTCGTGACGCCCGTGTTCACCGGCTTGGCGAACTACTTTCTCCCGCTCCTTATCGACGCCGACGACATGGCGTTCCCGCGTATCAACGCCATCGCCTTCTGGCTCCTGCCGCCGTCGTTCGTCCTCGTCCGCGCGGGTCTCCTGACCGAAGTCTTAGCGAAAATGATCGATGCCGTCGGGCCGCGCATCGAGTTCCTCTACGCCCTCGAACCGCCGACACCGGGGTGGACGCTGTACGTCCCGCAGGCGATTCAGTTGACGAACCCGCAGGTGGACTTACTCCTCCTCGGTTTGCACCTCTCGGGACTCGCCACGGTCATGGGTGCAGTGAATATCATCGTCACCATCTTCACCGAACGCGGCGAGCGGGTTGGCTGGTCCAACATGGATATTCTCTCGTGGTCGCTTCTAACCACGAGCGGGATCATCCTCTTCGCGTTCCCCATCCTCGGAAGCGCCCTGTTGATGTTGCTCTTAGACCGGAACTTCGGGACGGCGTTCTTCGCGCTCGAAGCCGGTGGTCCAATTCTCTGGCAACATCTGTTCTGGTTCTTCGGCCACCCTGAGGTGTATATCCTCGTCCTTCCGGCGTTCGGGTTAACGAGCCAGATTCTCCCGAAGTTCGCCGGACGCCGCCTGTTCGGCTTCAAGTTCATCGTCTACTCGACGCTCGCCATCGGTGTGCTGTCGTTCGGCGTCTGGGCGCACCACATGTTTGCGACAGGGATGGACCCGCGTCTCCGCGCATCGTTCATGGTGATCACTCTCGCTATTGCCGTTCCCAGCGCCGTCAAGACGTTCAACTGGATGGCGACGCTGTGGAACGGGAACGTGCGGCTCGAAGCGCCGATGCAGTTCCTCCTCGGCGGCATCGCCCTGTTCATCGTCGGTGGTGTCACCGGCATCTTCCTCGCGTCCATTCCCGTGGACCTCGTTCTCCACGGCACGTACTACGTCGTCGCGCACTTCCACTTCATCGTCGTCGGAATCATCGCATTCTCGATGTTCGCGGCGTCGTACTACTGGTATCCGCTGTTTACCGGTCGGATGTACAACAAGCGACTCGCCACGATTCACGCTGTCCTCAGCATCGGCGGTGTGATTGTGACGTTCTTCCCGCTTTTCATCCTCGGACTGATGGGCCTGCCGCGCCGGTCGGCGCAGTACCCCGTCCAGTTCACGTCTCTCCAACAGATAGCGACCGTCGGCGCGTTCATCCTCGCTATCAGCGTCGGCATCTGGCTGTTCAACATGGTGAACTCGTTCCGAGCCGGCCCGGTCGTTCGTGACCCCGACCCGTGGGATCTCAAATCGACCGGCCAGTTCTCCCGCGAGTGGCAATGGTTCGAAGACCGGATGTCCCGTGACCTTGCTCGTCCGAGAGTACTCGCCGACGGCGGCCGTGAGGTCGTGGCTGTTGCGGACGATCCTTCGGCAGACGATTCTCCGGCGGACGGTCCCCCGGAGGACGATCCTTCAGTGGACGGTCCTTCGGCAGACGATTCTCCGGCGGACGCTCACCCAGCGGACGACGTGACGGAGACCGACGAGTAG